The Geothrix sp. genome has a window encoding:
- a CDS encoding chemotaxis response regulator protein-glutamate methylesterase, with protein sequence MTATIRILVVDDSPFMRKSLQKMLEEAPDLRVVATARDGVDALEKIQEHKPDIVTLDIEMPRMDGLTCLKKIMADHPMPVLMVSSLTQEGAQATLDALSIGALDFIPKESSFASMSILQIQHDLQEKVRRLATSPRFHRPPGGAPHPASPAAAPAPVKPVAAPPVRAAVPAGTSLPGTPQADLLVLGSSTGGPKALQDILPALPASLPVPCLIVQHMPSTFTKPFADRLDGLCQVHVKEAEQGEPLKAGTVYIAPGGLHMTYGTRTPKGCIELSSEPVSSLHRPSVDVLFMSVAELFHGQALATILTGMGADGAKGMEQLKRKGAHTLAEAEESCVVYGMPRAAVERGCVDLVAPLPDIAGHIRRHFRI encoded by the coding sequence ATGACTGCGACGATCCGGATCCTGGTGGTGGACGACAGCCCGTTCATGCGGAAATCCCTGCAGAAGATGCTGGAGGAGGCCCCCGACCTGCGGGTGGTGGCCACCGCGCGCGATGGCGTCGATGCCCTGGAGAAGATCCAGGAGCACAAACCCGACATCGTCACCCTCGACATCGAGATGCCGCGCATGGACGGCCTCACCTGCTTGAAGAAGATCATGGCGGACCATCCCATGCCCGTGCTGATGGTCTCGAGCCTCACCCAGGAGGGCGCCCAGGCCACCCTGGATGCCCTCTCCATCGGGGCCCTCGACTTCATCCCCAAGGAGAGCAGCTTCGCCAGCATGAGCATCCTTCAGATCCAGCACGATCTGCAGGAGAAGGTGCGCCGGCTGGCCACCAGCCCCCGGTTCCACCGGCCCCCCGGCGGAGCACCCCACCCGGCCTCTCCCGCGGCCGCCCCGGCCCCGGTGAAACCGGTCGCGGCCCCTCCCGTGCGGGCAGCGGTACCCGCCGGCACCTCCCTTCCGGGCACCCCCCAGGCCGACCTGCTGGTGCTCGGCAGTTCCACCGGCGGCCCCAAAGCCCTGCAGGACATCCTACCGGCCCTTCCGGCCAGCCTTCCGGTCCCCTGCCTCATCGTCCAGCACATGCCCAGCACCTTCACCAAGCCCTTCGCAGACCGCCTGGACGGCCTCTGCCAGGTGCATGTCAAGGAAGCCGAGCAGGGCGAGCCCCTCAAGGCCGGCACGGTCTACATCGCCCCGGGCGGCCTCCACATGACCTACGGGACCAGGACCCCCAAGGGCTGCATCGAGCTGAGCTCCGAGCCCGTATCCTCCCTGCACCGGCCCAGCGTGGATGTGCTCTTCATGAGCGTGGCCGAGCTCTTCCACGGGCAGGCCCTCGCCACCATCCTCACGGGCATGGGCGCGGACGGCGCCAAGGGCATGGAGCAGCTCAAGCGCAAGGGTGCCCATACGCTGGCCGAGGCCGAGGAATCCTGCGTGGTGTACGGCATGCCGCGCGCCGCCGTGGAGCGGGGCTGCGTGGATCTCGTGGCACCCCTCCCCGACATCGCCGGCCACATCCGGCGCCACTTCCGGATCTGA
- the lpxD gene encoding UDP-3-O-(3-hydroxymyristoyl)glucosamine N-acyltransferase has translation MPIITAQDLAGRLDGHLDHCPPDRVISEVKPLEEAGAGSVSFLANPKYAAKAKGSAAGLIFADATAELGDLPVLRVKHPYWAFAQAIGWLHPEPAPEWGDAPVHPTAVAGPGCRIAPGATVGARTVLGKGCIVHPGAHLGDDCVLGDGCELFPGVVLYRRTRLGNRVVVHANSVVGSDGYGYVLVEGRHAKIPQVGWVELGDDVEVGACVCIDRGVLGPTRIGTGTKIDNQVQVGHNVQVGNHCLLVSQTGISGSTKLGDFVTLAGKVGVVGHIEIGSRSVVGGNSVVAKSLPEGSFVTGFPARPHREWTEAQAALNRLPRLMKQLRKG, from the coding sequence ATGCCGATCATCACAGCCCAGGACTTGGCAGGGCGTCTGGATGGCCACCTCGACCATTGTCCCCCGGATCGCGTCATTTCCGAAGTGAAGCCCCTGGAAGAGGCCGGCGCGGGCTCCGTGTCCTTCCTCGCCAACCCCAAATACGCTGCCAAAGCCAAGGGGAGCGCCGCGGGCCTGATCTTCGCCGACGCGACGGCGGAGCTGGGCGATCTCCCGGTGCTGCGGGTGAAGCATCCCTACTGGGCCTTCGCCCAGGCCATCGGCTGGCTGCATCCCGAACCGGCCCCCGAATGGGGTGATGCGCCGGTGCATCCCACGGCGGTGGCGGGACCGGGCTGCCGCATCGCCCCTGGCGCCACGGTGGGCGCGCGCACGGTGCTGGGAAAGGGCTGCATCGTTCACCCGGGCGCCCACCTCGGCGATGACTGCGTGCTGGGCGACGGCTGCGAGCTGTTCCCCGGTGTGGTGCTCTACCGCCGGACGCGGTTGGGGAACCGCGTGGTCGTCCACGCCAATTCGGTGGTGGGCAGCGACGGCTATGGGTATGTGCTGGTGGAGGGCCGGCACGCCAAGATCCCCCAGGTGGGCTGGGTGGAGCTGGGCGACGATGTGGAGGTCGGCGCCTGCGTCTGCATCGACCGCGGGGTGCTGGGCCCCACACGCATCGGGACGGGCACCAAGATCGATAACCAGGTGCAGGTGGGCCACAATGTGCAGGTGGGGAACCACTGCCTGCTGGTGAGCCAGACGGGCATCAGCGGTTCCACGAAGCTGGGCGACTTCGTCACGCTGGCGGGCAAGGTGGGCGTGGTGGGCCACATCGAGATCGGCAGCCGCAGCGTGGTGGGCGGCAACAGCGTGGTGGCCAAGAGCCTGCCGGAGGGCAGCTTCGTCACGGGCTTCCCGGCGCGTCCCCACCGGGAATGGACCGAGGCCCAGGCCGCCCTGAACCGCCTGCCGAGGCTGATGAAGCAGCTGCGGAAGGGCTGA